The DNA segment ATTTGAAATTCTATGTCAACATTTTGAACATTTCATACTGCATTATCTTGCCTgcattttttcaataaaataggACAAAATTCATGCTTAATCACCTATTTTGAATTGAGTGAATCATTAAATCAATTCAAACTGTCAACATAAATGTATCAAAAAGGACAAGGCTGGTCAAACAAATTAAAGTTTACACAAAGTACAAGTTATATTTATATGAAAAGTTAATGCAGCGTTACCATCAATTTAGTGAGATATTGTACATGAATGTGTGTAACCATATTATTTACTAACAAATCTGTGAAACACAAATTTGATTTCCGTTAAAAAAGCCAAAATATCAATCCTTGCAATCTGCCTTTCGCCTGTCACACTAAACATGTGTGGCAAAAACGCAGACACAATAACGGTACGAGTGGGCGAATAGGGTAGGTCATGTTAGATGCCGTCTTAATTCAAGCCCGGAACTATGCAATGCTGAGCGCCATTGAAAACAGCGCTGCTCAGTGAGACGgcggcatttttttttattgcacaaaGTTAAAAGCATTCGTACGATAACCTTCCTGTTCGTCCCTGCCGATTCGACCAATTAGCTGTGTTACGGGCGCAAATATTAGTGTCAATAGCGTCCGATCGCAATGGCGATAAAATGCTACGGTGAAGGGTACGTACCATCCACAAataatttttttccttttatatTGTGCTTGAGAGCTTAGGTTGAGAGCATCTACTATAGGTTGCCGTGGAAAAAGTCTTATTTAAAAAGGAATGTTTTGGATTGTGACTCGTCGcagaaaaaggcaaataaatcTTTTGCCCAAGGAACCATTTCGCTCAGCACTTAACGTGAGCTGCCGATTAGCGAAATATGACGAAATGTGTTGATGCTGAATCATTTAGCTTATAATCGTTAGCATAAGCCTAAATCAACGTAAACATTTTACGATGCGCTATGATGCTTTGCCTCCTGTTTTATGCTGTACCTAAAACGGCAAAAAACGCTGcgaattttatttgttttggtgCACTGTTTGATGGTATTCGAAGACGACAATCGTCGATCGATTGGTCAATTCACCTGCCATTCGTGCAgagacaaataaaacaaaagttgTGCATTTGAACTTGCAACAAAACAGCTAAAAGAAACAGCCATCATAGCTATGTTGACCCTCAAATTGATGCCGGTTAAACGATAGTGTTAGCTTAAATCCTTCCCCGGCGACGAGACTGGTGAACTTTGGAAGATAGTGTGAAGAAGTGGAGTAAAATACGAAAGCGAACGGCTGCTAATCAACCATTGACAGTTAGTGTCAGTGTGCCAGTGCTATGCCAAGGCCCTCGTCTAAAGCTGACCTGGGTACCAGATTGGTTACCAAAAAAACCGGTGCATGATAGTGCTGGGAGTGACACAAGACAAAAACGATGTTAACGGCAGACAAGCACTTCCTACGGAACAGATCTTCATCCATATGCAATGctaatgaatttaaattccTTCCGTGTTGGAGGCTGGGTCTGAAATTGTTCCTTAATGTATCCTTAACTGATAGGCAAGCCTTTTGATGGGCTGTGCtgtataaataaagaaaaatctGAAGGGGTCAGAGCCAAAACTGGatgtagtatttttttattaacccAAGAAGGGCTAGGAAGGTTAGAACTAGTTATATAATGTTAGATGTTTTACATAATTATTTCATGATACCGGTTCTTTTgaccgttttattttttcaagaATAGATCAAACAtccgtaaaaaaaaactttagatatcttcttcttctttttggctcaacaatcGTTAGCGGATTGGAGGATCCGATGGAGGAttgtcagtccttcgtatggcggcacggtctatttggggcttgaacccatgacgggtttgttgttaagtcgtacgagttgacgactgtaccacgcgACCGGCTTTGAGATATCTTAgcctaacaaaaaaaaaaaatccttaagCTAGAGGTCAACATCCGAATCGCGTTTTGCTTAAATTCCCCTAACTTTGTCCTATCCGCACGATGCATAAAGGTACACGTGCGGCAACCTATCATTGCCGATTTTGAGATTATCGATTCCATGCGCTGGATTACTGAAGTAGTAGTCTGGTAAGCTAAGTTGGTTAAGAGTCTGGTTCTTTTGGCTGACGTGACGTGGTATGGTGTGCGTGACCGTGAAGTACTCACAGCGGAACTATGCGCTGCGGGAAAAGCACCAAAAGCAAAAAGCACCTTTAACTCCGCACCTCCCTCCGATGTGCGGAATTTTTATAGTTATCAAATGCAGTGATCACTTTGGTGCCGTTGATATTGTTACTCCGTTGTGTGTTTTATCATCCCTCCTCTACGGCGCCCCGGTATATGCATCGTTTGAAGAAGGGTGGTAGATCGCTCGTGCGGAAAGCAGACTAGTATGATAGTAGAGgggctttattttttgttttgaaatccACTTTGAAGGTATTGTATGACCAGCTACACTGAAAGAGACAGAAGGAAAAACATGCCCCTCACGAAGGATTTGACGAGGAGTAGTAGGACACGATCTAACATCGATAGCTTAGTTTCAAATCGGATCTCGAGCGAAGCTGATCGTTCGAAGGTGGACTCTCGTTAGTGACATTGCGTGTACGATGGGTGTTTTGCAGGACTTACTACGAGTGCACGATGGCAATGGGCGTTTGTTGTTTCTAGTGTTCTTGTGCTTGTACCTTACGGTACGGTGCTCGGTGTGCCAGTGCCCGGATACTGGTGGGTTAGGTGCGGAAGATCCGGCAAATGTGCGATTGCTGCTGGAAAACAGCATCAAGCAAGCTTCTTTGCTGAAGAAATATGACTTTATCATCGTCGGTGCTAGTCCTTCGGGTTGTTTGCTGGCGAATCGGCTAACTGAGATTCGCGATTGGAATGTGCTGCTCATAGAGGCCGGTGAGCAGGAAAATTTGTTCGTCCAGGTGCCTATTTTTTCGGCGTACCTGCAATCTACCAGCTATAACTGGGGATACCTCGCGGAACCGCAGAACTACTCTTGCTGGGGTAAGGATATGCTGATGGAATAGATTTGGGCAATGATCGTGGAAAAGGAAACTGTTTGCTAACGTTACAATTGTTACCTCCGTAGGGATGAAGGATCAGCGCTGTAGCTATCCGCGTGGTAAAGGTCTTGGTGGTTCGACACTGATCAATTACATGATGTACGTGCGCGGAAACAAGTACGACTACGATCAATGGTCAGCGGCCGGGAATGATGGTTGGTCGTTTGACGAGATTCTACCGTACTTTGTCAAGTCGGAAAAATCGTACCTACGCGAGGTGAACCGATATCACGGCATGGACGGCAATCTGGATGTGCGGTACCTTCCCTATCGCACCCGGCTGGCCAAGCTGTTCGTGAATGCGTGGCGTGAGCTAGGTCTGGAAAGTGTGGATTACAACGGCGAGTCGCAGATCGGTGTGTCGTACATACAGTCAAACGTGCGCAACGGCCGCCGGCTGACGGCGTACACCGCTTTCCTTGAGCCGATACTCGATCGGCCAAATTTGCACATACTTACCAATGCGCGTGCCACGCGGGTGCTGATCGACGCGACTACCCAGCAAGCGTACGGGGTGGAATTTATTAAGGACCGAAATCGGTACACGGTGTACGCGGATAAGGAAATTCTGATGACCGCGGGTGCTCTGCAGACTCCgcagctgctgatgctgtcCGGTGTTGGGCCGAAGGAGCACCTGCAGGAGGTAGGCATACCCGTGATAAAGGACCTGCCCGTCGGCCAGACGTTGTACGATCACATCTACTTTACCGGGCTCGCGTTCGTGACCAACACGACGAACCTTTCACTGCACGGTGACAACGTCCTTACGCTGGACGCCTTTCTGTCGTTTCTGCAAGGCCAGGGTCCGATGACGGTAACGGGCGGTGTCGAGGCGGTGGCCTTCATTCGTAACACCACAAATCCTGAAAGTGCGGCCACTCCGACCGTGCTACCTAACATCGAGTATATACTCACCGGCGGTTCACAGGCCGCCGATCACGGCAGCGGCATCCGCAACGGGTTCCGGCTGACGGACACCATTTACAGCATCTATAAACCGCTGGAAGCGAACGAGCGAGACGCAATGACGGTCAATATTGTGCTGCTGCACCCGAAGTCGAAGGGGTACATGCGCCTGAAAAGCTGCAACCCACTGCACTGGCCGCGCTTTTACTCGAACATGCTGAAGGAGCAGGAAGACGTGGAAACGATTCTGCAGGGCATCCGGTCGGCGTTGCCGCTGATGGACACACGGGCTGCCCGCCGTTACGGTGCGAAACTGTACGATGTACCGTTGCCAAACTGTGCCAGCTTTCGGTTCGGTACGGATGATTACTGGCGTTGTGCCATTCGTACGCAGACGACCTCAATTCACCACCAGATAGCGACGTGCAAGATGGGACCGCCGAGTGATCCGGACGCCGTCGTATCGTCCAATTTGAAGGTGTACGGTGTGCGGCGGTTACGGGTGGCCGATGTGGGAGTCATACCGTATCCGACCAGTGGACACCCTACCGCTACGGCGTACATGATCGGCGAAAAGCTGTCCGATTTGATAAAAAACGAATGGTTAGGGCAAAACATCCctaccggtggtggtgctggtggtatcTAATGCTGGTGCGACGAGTATTAAGGGTTTAACGCATTATGTTGCGCCGATTGGTAGAGAGCACGATGAAGCAACGGTTGAAAACGGAATCGGTGAAA comes from the Anopheles coluzzii chromosome 2, AcolN3, whole genome shotgun sequence genome and includes:
- the LOC120952512 gene encoding glucose dehydrogenase [FAD, quinone]-like, with the protein product MGVLQDLLRVHDGNGRLLFLVFLCLYLTVRCSVCQCPDTGGLGAEDPANVRLLLENSIKQASLLKKYDFIIVGASPSGCLLANRLTEIRDWNVLLIEAGEQENLFVQVPIFSAYLQSTSYNWGYLAEPQNYSCWGKDMLME